From the Sebastes fasciatus isolate fSebFas1 chromosome 3, fSebFas1.pri, whole genome shotgun sequence genome, one window contains:
- the LOC141763026 gene encoding uncharacterized protein LOC141763026 isoform X3 — MSASLPGQPVRSASLPGQVNQPARNETGEGKRGNARKRKTQLEQTGPYEKKQLYQAQLTRSYPATSFKDNDFGFTQEQVMHNPSDKTGHNKMCHKGQNFTTKNKRNMNKQQQKNLHQQKDGWRTANRGGSHRTRPTWGKGGGHSKNKYDKQDIQVEPTRFMSQDFKDQNAVLVDGRLVCRHFLFGRCIKGDDCQLEHIEGYNDLVKEVCKFYIQGVCTKGEGCPYMHMSFPCKYFHSKGKCYQGADCRFSHEPLNDVTNRLLCEALKREHDLCELRKKAEQKASGQPEDTEESEIIEANRTPDTLLQSLRPIFYNSEEINAEKETLVCQTDDLADVMEEAVPPQASDAVRPHIPPSSNLNYEEPICYSVAAVLGSQLFKPFQSFFTTPGSQESVTSGSTSQSEAPYSVDAVLRSYKSVENSTFGHTPTPPTTQTVSYTPKTDFEEITGPLLSSETQTEKVLYSVNTRNEVNKSQERTIMSLSSLQVHTSLISKTCPSSTLASRDYKKQGGNMPEPLKPAQRAAHEVKLELLLSPVTEEERSASSKNKGAMKGSMHLPTDITCSVNCKGVIPFGRTNRKSISSRPAGQTSTSRLNTSDSQASMKPCYSSSDFTEFKGGSAVPVDSVTCFMKTSDSANSVSCHLAAKQPTKIHLHSKKTTAGLKCGTHHHSTAVTAECSSKMARCGDLAAGSKKTLKRPFRSLFASPISDALQPIDDSVTDSSCPQGFIQSSCSPQSADYTSNLVKRVIEHDKASARPFLSLFATPLPSIESLEHSRISSCSQHSNQFVKNTSQLSNSKQRASNLEPPLPGQADYKEIPHALRFPNLSGNPKIGNEDNSKEHVNQATKQLVNPVCSLVSDSLSPTPCGNSPSTTHAHQPLPDISSHKVAATANSVLKTLFLSLGPYQEDGEQQDSRSHQCPCRLPVQQSTENIVANSTEHQHALQTPHISVSSPGMTEPQVTNSPGTTNMPCKPVAPLMQHRTRPRQKPTSEEGMCVNGDVVATPFKDLFKTLDTTVFHGH; from the exons ATGTCAGCCAGCCTGCCTGGTCAACCAGTCAGGTCAGCCAGTCTGCCTGGTCAAGTCAACCAGCCAGCCAG gaatgAGACTGGGGAGGGTAAAAGAGGCAATGCCAGAAAGAGGAAAACCCAGCTTGAGCAGACTGGCCCTTATGAAAAG AAGCAACTTTACCAAGCCCAGTTAACCAGAAGTTATCCTGCTACATCCTTCAAAGACAATGACTTTGGCTTCACCCAAGAACAAGTGATGCATAATCCTAGTGATAAAACTGGCCACAATAAAATGTGTCACAAAGGTCAGAATTTCACAACTAAAAATAAGCGTAATATgaacaagcagcagcagaaaaatcTGCATCAACagaaggatggatggagaacTGCCAATAGAGGTGGAAGCCATCGGACTAGACCTACTTGGGGAAAAGGTGGAGGacacagtaaaaataaatatgacaagCAG GACATCCAAGTGGAACCTACAAGGTTCATGTCACAGGATTTCAAGGACCAGAATGCTGTGTTGGTGGACGGGCGGTTAGTGTGTCGACATTTCCTTTTCGGAAGGTGCATCAAG GGTGATGACTGCCAACTGGAACATATTGAGGGTTACAACGATCTTGTCAAAGAAGTGTGCAAATTCTACATCCAAGGAGTCTGTACAAAAGGGGAGGGCTGCCCATACATGCATA TGTCCTTTCCTTGCAAGTACTTCCACAGCAAAGGCAAATGTTATCAAGGAGCAGATTGCAGGTTTTCCCATGAGCCACTCAATGACGTCACTAACCGACTGTTGTGTGAG GCATTAAAACGGGAGCATGACCTCTGTGAACTTAGAAAAAAAGCTGAACAGAAGGCATCAGGACagccagaggacacagaggagtcCGAAATTATAGAAGCAAATAGGACCCCAGATACACTCCTACAATCACTCAG gcCTATCTTTTACAACAGCGAAGAGATAAATGCTGAGAAGGAAACCTTGGTATGTCAGACTGACGACCTGGCTGATGTCATGGAGGAAGCTGTCCCACCACAAGCATCAGATGCTGTCCGGCCTCACATTCCCCCGTCAAGCAATCTGAACTATGAGGAGCCGATTTGCTATTCAGTTGCAGCAGTGCTTGGATCTCAACTATTCAAACCTTTCCAAAGTTTCTTTACAACTCCAGGAAGTCAAGAATCTGTCACTTCTGGCTCTACAAGCCAAAGCGAAGCTCCCTACTCTGTGGATGCTGTTCTCAGGTCCTATAAATCAGTGGAAAATTCAACCTTTGGCCACACACCTACCCCTCCTACTACACAAACTGTATCCTATACGCCAAAAACCGACTTTGAAGAGATCACTGGTCCTCTGCTAAGCTCAGAAACCCAAACCGAGAAGGTCTTGTATTCGGTTAATACCAGAAATGAAGTGAACAAATCCCAGGAAAGAACAATCATGAGCTTGTCATCCCTCCAAGTGCACACCAGCCTGATTTCAAAGACCTGCCCTAGTTCCACTCTGGCCTCCAGGGATTACAAGAAACAAGGTGGCAATATGCCAGAACCCCTAAAACCTGCTCAAAGAGCTGCTCATGAAGTCAAGTTGGAGTTGCTGCTTTCTCCTGTTACTGAGGAAGAGAGGTCTGCATCCTCCAAAAACAAAGGAGCAATGAAAGGAAGCATGCACCTGCCTACGGATATTACGTGCTCAGTAAATTGTAAAGGTGTTATTCCTTTTGGACGCACTAACCGCAAAAGCATTTCTTCAAGGCCCGCTGGTCAGACATCTACCTCCAGGCTGAACACATCTGACTCACAAGCCTCAATGAAGCCTTGTTATTCCTCTTCagatttcacagagtttaaagGTGGATCTGCGGTTCCTGTTGACTCTGTCACCTGCTTCATGAAAACAAGTGATTCTGCAAACTCCGTCAGTTGTCATTTAGCTGCAAAACAACCCACTAAGATCCACCTGCACTCCAAAAAGACAACAGCTGGCCTCAAATGTGGCACACATCATCATTCAACTGCAGTCACAGCAGAGTGTAGCAGTAAAATGGCACGTTGTGGTGATTTGGCAGCCGGATCTAAAAAGACCCTGAAAAGACCCTTTCGTAGCCTTTTCGCAAGCCCCATTTCTGACGCTCTGCAGCCTATAGACGATTCTGTAACAGATTCCTCTTGTCCTCAAGGCTTCATTCAATCCTCCTGTTCCCCACAGTCTGCAGATTACACAAGTAATCTTGTTAAAAGAGTGATTGAACATGACAAAGCCTCTGCCAGGCCCTTCCTCAGCCTTTTTGCTACTCCTCTCCCATCCATAGAGTCTCTGGAGCATTCCAGGATTTCCTCTTGTTCTCAACATTCAAACCAGTTTGTTAAAAATACATCTCAGTTATCAAACTCCAAACAAAGGGCTTCTAATTTAGAGCCACCTCTCCCAGGCCAAGCTGATTACAAAGAAATCCCTCATGCGCTAAGATTCCCCAATCTTTCTGGTAATCCTAAAATAGGAAATGAAGACAATTCAAAGGAGCATGTAAATCAAGCTACAAAGCAGCTGGTGAATCCCGTCTGTAGCCTTGTGTCGGATTCTCTCAGTCCAACTCCTTGTGGTAACAGTCCATCTACAACCCATGCTCATCAGCCGCTGCCCGACATCTCATCCCACAAAG TAGCAGCCACTGCAAATTCAGTTCTGAAGACACTCTTTCTGAGCCTGGGCCCGTACCAAGAGGATGGAGAGCAACAGGATAGTAGATCACATCAGTGTCCCTGCAG ACTCCCAGTCCAACAGTCGACTGAAAACATAGTTGCAAACTCAACAGAGCACCAGCACGCTCTTCAGACTCCACACATTTCCGTCAGCAGTCCAGGAATGACTGAACCTCAGGTGACAAACTCACCTGGCACAACCAACATGCCATGCAAACCAGTGGCGCCGCTGATGCAGCATCGCACCAGACCAAGACAGAAGCCCACATCAGAGGAAGGAATGTGTGTAAATGGGGACGTGGTGGCCACACCATTCAAGGACCTTTTCAAGACTTTAGACACCACCGTTTTCCACGGACATTAA